In the genome of Mytilus edulis chromosome 3, xbMytEdul2.2, whole genome shotgun sequence, one region contains:
- the LOC139515504 gene encoding uncharacterized protein, with product MSNIEFYDSYIKICIEKSKTDLYRRGNSVIIAATGTDLCPVLWLKRYIDLAQLNLHSDNYIFRALSYLKSKAVYKLCSINNPLSYTRAREILLESLTDIGIDKSKFGLHSLRSGGASTGANRGVSDRLLKAHGRWASDKAKDGYIKDTLKSQMAVSLNLGI from the coding sequence ATGAGCAATATTGAATTCTATGACAgttatataaaaatttgtattgagAAAAGTAAAACTGATTTATATAGAAGGGGCAATTCTGTTATTATAGCTGCTACAGGTACAGATTTGTGTCCAGTTCTTTGGTTGAAAAGGTACATCGATTTAGCCCAGTTGAATTTGCATTcagataattatatttttagGGCGCTTTCTTACTTAAAATCAAAAGCTGTTTATAAATTATGCAGTATAAATAATCCATTGTCATATACTAGAGCTAGGGAGATTTTGTTAGAGAGTTTGACAGACATTGGTATAGATAAGTCCAAGTTTGGGCTACATAGTTTAAGAAGTGGTGGTGCTTCCACTGGCGCAAATCGAGGCGTATCTGATAGGTTACTTAAAGCCCATGGTAGATGGGCTTCTGATAAAGCTAAAGATGGGTATATAAAAGACACTTTAAAATCTCAGATGGCTGTCTCTCTGAATCTTGGTATATAA
- the LOC139515505 gene encoding uncharacterized protein produces the protein MYNDRGSNMKALIVFVVCLSTISYIEGTLEEDLDKLQQDFSNWLFSENPQFATSINIHKYDDRLDDYSLDVFDRWKNAVDGYLQQLAAIPRNSLSAKYKIDFDIFENFLKTYQEGYNWKDYNPLNPINFLEGPHIDPDYLVNITPQNTRGDFENFIARIEGFPEQV, from the exons ATGTATAACGATCGag GTTCTAACATGAAAGCTCTTATAGTGTTTGTAGTGTGCTTGTCGACAATATCTTATATAGAAG GCACTCTAGAGGAGGACCTCGATAAGTTACAGCAGGACTTTAGTAACTGGTTGTTTTCAGAGAATCCACAATTCGCCACTAGTATAAACATACATAAGTATGACGACAGACTCGACGATTATTCACTAGATGTGTTCGATAGGTGGAAG AATGCTGTTGACGGTTATCTTCAACAACTGGCTGCTATTCCAAGAAATTCATTATCTGCGAAATATAAAATAGACTTTGATATATTTGAGAATTTCCTCAAAACATATCAAGAGGGTTATAACTGGAAAGA CTACAATCCTTTGAATCCAATAAATTTTCTTGAAGGACCACACATTGATCCAGACTATTTAGTTAATATAACACCCCAAAATACACGTggagattttgaaaatttcatagcaAGAATAGAAGGCTTTCCGGAGCAGGTATGA